Genomic window (Rosa chinensis cultivar Old Blush chromosome 6, RchiOBHm-V2, whole genome shotgun sequence):
ctaTTTACAACACATAGTATGAATATTATTGGTTAAGTGGCACTTCCTCCATCATATCTTACGACACTTTCATTAAATTTCTACAAGTTGTATACGACTATATGTCTATCTCTTTTATCACGAGTTTCACGACCATGATTGGTCAAgataaaatttttcttttcttttatgtatGGAATTGGTTGTGCATGGACTCCACCAAGAGTTCTTATTTTCTGTCATTAATTAGTATCAAACCTAATTCAAACCAGTTCAGGCCAAACATGCATGATTTAGTAGATCTTCTAACTTGATATGATATGTATGAATGTTGATGGTTGAACCACCGGGGATGTGCATGTCCGGAAAGATCAATAGTAAACCGCATAACAACTAAAATTATTGAACAAACTCTTTTCTGAAGTAaagtaatgaaaagaaaagaccaAGTTAACTTGGCATCTTCTGTAAAGTTTGCCAATCAAGAAAATGATTATGCATTCACGCCAAAGAGGAAAATGACTTTGTTTATTGTATACCTATGAGTCCTACAAATACTTGGTACTCAAACGTGTCTGCTATTgctaacaaataaaaataaaataataaatggcTTCTTCTAATACAAAGTATCTGGTACCATAATGAAGGCTTAATTAAGCTTAAACTGATCAATTAAGTTTAACTTAACCACTAGAGAAGAATAATAAATTAAGGGCGGAGATGAACATTGGTTGTTGGTCTAGTAGTCACCTATGAGTGTTAATGTAGTATGCTCGTCGTCCCAGTCGTAATCATAATTGTTTGTATCTACACTATCCAATTGCCGCCATCTCGTGATTGTTGTTATATATATCTTTGTCCTGTGATCGGTTTCCACAGAAAAGTGAAAACCCAAACAAGCCTCAGCTTATTCAAGTTTCAATGGAAGTAGTAGAAGAAATTGTGATTGTTGGAGCTGGAATTGCTGACTTCCTTAGGACTTCACAGGTTCTTTCTATGTGGAAACCGATCACAGAACAAAGATATATATAACAACAAGAGAGAATTCcataaatggtcactcaactatgactcattcgacactttggtcactgaagtttcaaatatatcactttggtcactcaactattatactgtcaatcacttaagtcacccaaagagtattttttataattttttttaataaaaaaattaacaaaatgacttaagtgattgacagtgtaatagttgagtgaccaaagtgatatatttgaaacttcagtgaccaaagtgtcgaatgagtcaaagttgagtgaccatttatgAAATTTTTCCTAACAACAATCACGAGATGGCGGCAATTGGATAGTGTAGATACAAACAATTATGATGACGACTGGGATGACGAGCATACTACATTAACACTCATAGGTGACTACTAGAGCAACAACCAATGTTCATCTGAATTATGCCCTTAATTTATTATTCTTCTCTAGTGGTTAAGTTAAACTTAATTGATCAGTTTAAGCTTAATTAAACCTTCATTATGGTACCAGATGCTTTGTATTAGAAGAAgccatttattattttatttttatttgttagcAATAGCAGACATGTTTGAGTACCAAATATTTGTAGGACTCATAGGTATACAATAAACAAAGTCATTTTCCTCTTTGGCGTGAATGCATAATCATTTTCTTGATTGGCAAACTTTACAGAAGATGCCAAGTTAACTtggtcttttcttttcattacttTACTTCAGAAAAGAGTTTGTTCAATAATTTCATTATGGTACCAGATGCTTTGTATTAGAAGAAgccatttattattttatttttatttgttagcAATAGcagacatgttttttttttttgtcaagtaatCATTCATTAACCACAAAGGGaccaaacaacaacaaagaaacaaagcaaaaaGAAGCAAAACAGAAAGACAAACTCCCCAGCAAAAACAACAAAGCTGAGGAGCCAGAAACCAAAAGACTATTAAGTAGGAGCATGTCCAGCATCATAAAGGAGAATACGGGTGAAGGTAGAAGGAGGATGATTAACCCAATCAGAAGGGCCCATCCTCCTGCGAGCCAAAGAAGCCATATGATCAGCAGCTTGATTGGCGTTCCTGCTGGTCCAAACCCAGCTAACGTAAGGAATAACAACTGTGATCTCACGGATATAATATTTGTAGGACTCATAGGTATACAATAAACAAAGTCATTTTCCTCTTTGGCGTGAATGCATAATCATTTTCTTGATTGGCAAACTTTACAGAAGATGCCAAGTTAACTtggtcttttcttttcattacttTACTTCAGAAAAGAGTTTGTTCAATAATTTTAGTTGTTATGCGGTTTACTATTGATCTTTCCGGACACGCACATCCCTGGTGGTTCAACTATCAACATTCATACATATCAAGTTAGATCGAGGATCTACTAAATCATGCATGTTTGGCCTAGACTGGTTTGAATTAGCGGTTTGATACCAATTAATGACAGAAAATAAGAACTCTTGGTGGAGTCCATGCACAACCAATTCCatacataaaagaaaagaaaaattttatcTTGACCAATCATGGTCGTGAAACTCGTGATAAGAGAGATAAACACATAGTTGTATACAACTTGTCAAAATTCAATGAAAGTGTCGTATGATATGGCGGAGGAAGTGCCACTTAACCAATAATATTCATACTATGAAAGTTATAAAAACTTATTGGAATTTAAGATTACTTTGAAATTTGGTGGAGAATGTCTAAGGGGCTTACAAAATCAAGAATTCCAGAATTTTAAATTATGAATCATTGCATATCTAAGATACCAATAGAAAGCAATGCAAGTAGTGCTGAGCTTCCCACAATCAAAATCAGCTTTTTTCAACAGCAACTTGGGGATTAAAGGCCCCAGAAATCTGTTCAACAAGGtcatcaactttttttttttttttttggtctgaacaaGGTCATCAACTTTCCTTAGCTCCCCTGCATAAAACCAACCACATTAGCTGTCCCCAAAGAACCTCCCAAGGAGGTTTATATCTCAAGGGAGACGATATAAAAGCATCCAGTTCAGTGTTTTCTATAGTAGCCCTTACTGCATCAGGAATCTTTCCTAGCTTGCTCAACACAAATTGCCTCAATTGAGCTGGATTCTCTTCCAAACCTTTCTCTAAGACATGAGCAGTAAACAATAAATTTAAGGATCTATCTTATAAGTTAGTAGTCAgacctaaaaaagaaaaaatcttaaGTTGGAACTGGTGTTATGTTACCTGTTCATGTGAAGTACCGATAAACagctttttttttatcacaaggGATGACACCAGATCTAACACCATGCCCGAAGAACGACCGCATGGATTTGGGATCAAACCCATGATTGCTGCTTGAAGTTTAGCCATTTTGCAACCACAGAGTTGACTCCATCACACCCAACCAAGACCTATTGAATCACAGAATTGATACTTGATACGGTAATGgaatcccacattggaaatcatAGCCATGCACATATAATGTTATAACAAAACATCCTGATCATCTCAACTCAGTACCTATTGGTCTTGTGTTGGACTCTCTTAACTTTAAGGATGGTTCCATCAGCAAGATGTAGAAGCTTAAAGTAGCCTGATTCTTCGATTGAAACAACTTTTGATGAGAACCTGGTTGTGGCACTAGAAAGTTCATTTGCAAGGGAATCCAACAACAGCTTCCTTTGCACACAACGAACTTCATGGTCTACTCTGCAAATCATGTAATGTTTACAGTCTTGATTGATTGAATGGTAATCTAGCAAACAATATGGATGCTTCCAATACCAGCTTAACAATAGGCATTACTAAATTAACCGCAAGAAATAGTTTCTGTactaaaattataaaatattatAGACTCAGTAGAGAAGCAAGAAAAATACAAACTACAGATGAACTTAAACTAGTCTAGCTAGTGATAAACCTACTCTTTTCCTTTGGCCTTAAATGAAATTCCAAAAAATGGAAGGCCAGAAATGGTTGAGTAAGCAACACTCCTGTACGTATTCAAAACTTCTGAATGATTCAGATTGGCATTTCGACAAGTAAAACAACATTTCATTGACGGTAGCAAGTGATAGTGCTAAGCTAAGCTAGTGTAAGTGTGAGatgtgaaaaaggaaaaaaaaaataaaaaatggtgATATATTCCAGAGTTgtaattaattagttaattacccACGAAATCTGTAATTTATTAGCCGAAGAGCATCAGCAACACCAATGGCTTCTAAGGCTTTCCAGGCATTTGTCCATGTATTCAAAACAAACCCTGTAGTCCTCAAACTATCCCATGATTCCAACACTACTTCGAGTCCCCAGCCTGATCGAAAAATTTAATCTCAACTAGTTTTGTTCAGAATAATCACAGATAAGGATGACAAGCTAGCACACTACTGCCAAGCGAGAAGAGCCACTCTTCAATAGCAGCCCAGGTTTCCTGTTAGGTGACTGCAATAATACTGTTCAATAATGCAACCAATGCTTTCCATTACTAGCAAAGcagctatgtttttttttttcctcttctttttctactTAAAACCTGCCATCTTTGGGTACTAGGACAGTATCCCTTACCCTGTAGCAAGACAAAGCTTGTGAACATGTGGCTTATATGTCAATTAAAGGCTTCATGTAAGAATAGGAACTGCTTCTATAGCAGAGATTAAGCAAATGAGGTGGGCAACTACACCTGTTTTAAGTGGTGAACCATTGCCAATGAGTTTTAATATTCGTAAACTCTTAATTAGCTTCCACTTAATAGGAGATAATAcaagttttggttttgaaataaCACTCCAATAGTTTATCCTTGGTAGTTACAAATTACAAATTACTAGATACGTTCTCTGTATCATTGCATTTAAGGGCTTTTCAGCTTCCCACAATCAAAATCAGCCTTCTTCAACAGCAGCCAGGGTAGGATTGGAGAAAAAAACTTGTTCCTCAAGAAAGACATTACTTTTCCATCAATCTCCTGTATTAAATAAAACACATAAGATGTAATAATCAGATCAATGCTTCTCCATTTCCTCTTACTGGCATAATTCCTCAACCCCATTTCAATCCTCTTACATTCCTCTTTTCGTTCTTCATCTTTATCTCTAATTTCTTGCCTCCGGTTCTTCAACAAAGCCTCACCGAGACATCTTGCTAATACAACACCGTCTTCTAATGCAGCACAGCCACCTTGGCCGATGTCTGGGGTCATGGGGTGGAGTGCGTCTCCAGCAACACATACACCACCTTTGCTAATATTTCCCCAAAGCAGTTCCCAAGGGTGCCTATATCTCACTGGAGTGGATATAAAAGCATCCAATTCAGTGTTTTCTATAACAGCCCTTACTTCATCTTGTACCTTTCCGAGCTTGCGTAAGATATATTTTTTCAACTGagcagggttcttctctagctctttctctgtagaCATGAAGCATAGACAAGAAATGAGACCAGCATATACTACTTTAGGGTACGTTCATATTCATAAAGGTTTCTGAATTGAATTAAAAAGGCACATTTTCGAGTTGCCTAAGTAAAATACTGTCAAAAACAATTTCCAACAATTTATCATTGTCGTTTGCCATCTGTTATGACATTGAGAACAAAACACCATTTTCAAAGCATGGAAGAAAAGGCCTCTAAGGTTACTATACTAAAATCACAAACATATTTACCGAAATGCCACtacagtaaaaagtcaacaatcattttctctctcctccggcgAACTCTGAcaggtctccggccaacttcctgcaaactccggcgaccacaaaatctactgtcactaacaccaaaagttactgtggctagcaacaaaagctactctgatgagatttccgacaacctccggtgaggtcacaaaagctactatcactggcAACAAAAggtactatcactagcaacaaaagctactctgttGAGATTTCCGGTGACCTCCAGATAGGTCACAAAAGCCACTGTCACctgcaacaaaagctactcctgaGATTTTCGACAGCCTTCGGCAAGATAATAAAatctactatcaccaacaccaaaagttactctcaccagcaacaaaagctactctagtGAGATTTCCATaagaaaagctactgtcatcaaCAATataagctactctcaccaaccaCAAAAGATACtcttaacaacaacaaaagctactccagtgagagtttCGACTAGGTAAGAAAAGCTATTGTCATCAATACTAAAATATACTctcatcaacaacaaaatatactcttaccaagaagaaaagctacgcttaccaacaacaaaagctattatCACCAATATCAGAAAGCTGCTCTCACAAATAACAAAATTTACTCTCACCAACTACTAAAACTACTCTTATCAACCCAAAAAACTACtcttaccaacaacaaaaactactctaaccaacaacaaaaactacgatcaccaccaacaaaagctactttaatcaacaacaaaagttactctcaatAACGTCAAAAGCTactcaaacaaacaacaaaatctATTCTCACCAATAACAAAATCTACTACCAAGTAATACAAAAGCTAATCCCTTAAATTAAGACTAATAACGCTACTCACAATGACTAAGAAATCTGTTCCCAACCAATACAGAAGCTACTATGAAAtatcaaacaaatataaattgaAAATGTCCACTACTTGAATCAAATTACTCTGATTTCAACTTCAAACAAACACAACTCAAGAACTTGATAAAGTAATCATCACATTCATCCATCTATACCAGAACAAAATGACAATCCTTCTTAACAGAAACTTcaacaatactcattctgtccTACAATTATGAAACAATTTCAAACTGGAACAATTTCAATCACAACATGACTAATCTGATGATTTGTTAATACGAGATCAAGGATAACAGTGCCAGAATTCACCGAATCAAGTTACAGAGTGGAGACCGGAGGTTCCAGGCTTCTGGTCGTCGAAGGTCATCGTCCGGATCCAAGATCTCAGCTCCCTGAAGCTTCTCGACTATGGCTGCGCTACGCTTTGGACTCGCTGGCTTTCGACCTTGTTCGACCAGTCGACCACGAGTACAACAGACCTCGTTCTCGCCGTTAACCAGAACAATGGATCTCCCGACCTCAATCTGAGCTTAATCCACTGCACCCGCGATCAAAGATCCGAAGGTTTACCTGCTTGTGGAGAACCAGATGTTTCGGTTAGGCTCGAACTGCTTGTAGTAGACGATCAGGTGTTTTGCAACCAAGCCTGTGAGGTCTGAGGTCTGCAACGGCGTCGTGTGGGTTTGTGAAgcggagagagagaggcaacgaTGCCGTGTGGATTTGTGAAGGActgaaggggagagagagaaagtgtggAGCAGAATGGTGCCTATTATTTCAACTCGTTTAGATAAGGTGGAAGGGCAAATTTGTCAACTGGAGAAAAAATTGAAGcattaggtggccttatgaagacaaaaaatataaggTGGTCTTgtgactaattaaagtttcaaaagatcacttgtgtgtaattttctatacttaaaaagctaagtacacctctttaattttaccaaaatatccttgAACAATTAAAATTGTATTcagatcaaaaaataaaaaacaattaaaattgtattttcaacaatttgttgttcttttttgggtccttgacccaaagccccaaaatgagggaaaattatcccacttaccccagcaagagatttttgttcccacctacccaaattaatagaaaatgaccattttgccctcaaaCTAATTAATGAATTGCAATGACATCATCAACATCAacccctctctttctttctcctccCGATCTGAAAcactttctctcctctctctctctcctcctgatctaaaactctctctctctcctcctaatctaaaactctctctctctctctctccccacctCCAGTCGGCGTCGATTCGGTCCAATCTCCACCTTCGGCAGGCGtcgatcctctctctctctctctctctctctctctctctctctacctctaGTAGGCGTTGATTCAGTCCAATCTCCACCTCCGGCAGGCGtcgatcctctctctctctctctctcttcacctcCAGCCGGCGTTGATTTGCTCCCCGATCTCCAGCTCCAGCGCCGTTCAACATCTAGCCCAGATTCCGCTGCAGC
Coding sequences:
- the LOC112171357 gene encoding monooxygenase 3, with amino-acid sequence MTFDDQKPGTSGLHSDRMSIVEVSVKKDCHFVLVTVAFVTYLEVTGNLNRVAFVASDKKELEKNPAQLKKYILRKLGKVQDEVRAVIENTELDAFISTPVRYRHPWELLWGNISKGGVCVAGDALHPMTPDIGQGGCAALEDGVVLARCLGEALLKNRRQEIRDKDEERKEECKRIEMGLRNYASKRKWRSIDLIITSYVFYLIQEIDGKVMSFLRNKFFSPILPWLLLKKADFDCGKLKSP